In Aspergillus fumigatus Af293 chromosome 2, whole genome shotgun sequence, a genomic segment contains:
- the aah1 gene encoding adenosine deaminase: protein MCQSPLHDFLHGLPKCEHHVHLEGCVTPELIFQLAEKNNIQLPNPATHPAYASVEALRARYAEFTSLNDFLDFYFHGMSVLHHQSDFEELAWAYFQKAHADGVHHAEVFFDPQVHQARGIDYETVVSGFTAGCKRAERELGLSTRLILCFVRHLPVDSATKLYELALASNHFESRVVHGLGWSSSEVGPPKDMFREIYASASGKGIRLTAHAGEEGDPTYISTALELGARRIDHGIRLVEDPELMERVAREGIMLTVCPLSNVRLRCVQSVEQVPIRKFLDAGVKFSINSDDPAYFGGYILDNYCAVQEAFQLSILEWRVIAENSVNESWIDEARKAELLKRIDDHVQKHTVVA from the coding sequence ATGTGTCAATCACCACTGCACGATTTCCTGCATGGCCTGCCCAAGTGCGAGCATCATGTCCACCTGGAAGGCTGCGTCACACCTGAATTGATCTTCCAACTGGCAGAGAAAAACAATATACAACTACCAAACCCAGCAACCCACCCAGCCTACGCCTCAGTCGAAGCGCTCAGAGCCCGCTACGCTGAGTTTACATCGCTAAACGACTTCCTCGACTTCTACTTCCATGGCATGTCCGTGCTGCACCACCAGTCCGATTTCGAGGAACTCGCCTGGGCGTATTTCCAGAAAGCACACGCGGACGGCGTGCACCACGCCgaggtcttcttcgaccCGCAGGTCCACCAGGCCCGCGGCATTGACTACGAGACCGTCGTCTCCGGCTTCACGGCTGGGTGCAAGCGAGCAGAAAGGGAACTAGGTCTGTCCACCCGGTTGATTCTGTGCTTTGTGCGTCATTTGCCAGTCGATTCCGCCACCAAGCTGTATGAGTTGGCGCTTGCCAGCAACCATTTCGAGAGTAGGGTTGTGCATGGTCTCGGCTGGTCATCGTCCGAGGTTGGGCCGCCGAAGGACATGTTCCGCGAGATTTACGCTTCCGCGTCGGGTAAGGGTATCCGCTTAACGGCGCATgcgggcgaggagggcgatcCGACGTATATCAGTACCGCGTTGGAGCTTGGGGCCCGGCGTATCGACCATGGGATTCGGCTGGTCGAGGATCCGGAGCTGATGGAGAGGGTGGCTCGGGAAGGAATTATGCTGACCGTCTGTCCGTTGTCGAACGTGCGACTTCGGTGCGTTCAGTCGGTGGAACAAGTGCCCATTCGGAAGTTCCTGGACGCCGGGGTCAAGTTCTCGATCAATAGCGATGATCCGGCTTACTTTGGAGGCTATATTCTCGATAACTACTGCGCTGTTCAGGAGGCGTTTCAGCTTTCCATCCTGGAGTGGAGGGTCATTGCTGAGAATAGTGTCAATGAGAGTTGGATTGATGAAGCGAGGAAAGCTGAGCTACTCAAGCGCATTGATGACCATGTACAGAAACATACTGTCGTTGCTTGA
- a CDS encoding L-threonylcarbamoyladenylate synthase, with product MTPRETRILSVRRLNKEDPGTRSLAEWWASERSQKTPESSAIEEAAHLLRTSDIPVAFPTETVYGLGADATRSAAVQGIYKAKQRPSDNPLIVHIDSIEMLERLLNPASSSPTRTTRTAKNTIPAIYQPLIERFWPGPLTILLHNPSGSLLADEVTANLTTFGVRMPASPLARLLIHVADRPLAAPSANASTKPSPTAAEHVYHDLEGRINLILDGGPCGVGVESTVVDGLSKPPAILRPGGVGIEELRTVPGWENVQIAYHDGNLDVKEVPRAPGMKYRHYSPKARVVLFCAGSSEEEIAKYVYKDLEDTAIRAHMIGVVRTRQWKRGLGLVSEEDIQKTLKPIPSLVDDLVCFSVPVKGRINNREIARAAFDCHLGDNIESIARGLFSALRAMDEMEVDVIYVEGVSDSQGDLAAAVMNRLRKAAGTVLKL from the coding sequence ATGACGCCACGAGAGACTCGAATTTTGTCGGTCCGACGACTAAACAAAGAAGACCCCGGGACCCGATCACTCGCAGAATGGTGGGCAAGCGAACGCAGCCAGAAGACGCCTGAATCCTCGGCGATCGAAGAGgctgcccatcttctccgaACGAGCGATATACCTGTTGCATTTCCTACAGAGACGGTCTATGGCTTGGGAGCTGATGCAACACGGAGTGCTGCAGTGCAGGGGATTTACAAGGCTAAACAGCGGCCGTCAGACAACCCATTGATTGTCCATATCGATTCCATAGAGATGCTAGAACGACTTCTCAACCCGGCGTCGTCGAGTCCCACGCGCACAACGAGAACCGCGAAAAATACCATCCCTGCCATCTACCAGCCATTGATTGAGCGCTTCTGGCCCGGTCCGCTCACAATCCTCCTTCATAACCCGTCTGGGTCGCTCCTCGCTGACGAAGTCACCGCGAATTTGACCACGTTTGGTGTGCGTATGCCTGCGTCACCGCTGGCGCGCCTATTAATCCATGTTGCGGACCGGCCGCTCGCGGCTCCTTCGGCTAATGCGTCTACGAAGCCCTCTCCTACTGCGGCTGAACACGTTTATCATGACCTTGAGGGGCGGATCAATCTGATACTCGATGGTGGCCCCTGTGGGGTAGGAGTGGAGAGTACGGTTGTCGACGGGCTGAGCAAACCTCCGGCCATACTGAGGCCAGGCGGAGTCGGGATTGAGGAACTAAGGACAGTTCCTGGATGGGAGAATGTCCAAATCGCGTATCATGATGGCAATCTCGACGTCAAGGAGGTCCCTCGGGCTCCTGGCATGAAATACCGGCACTACTCGCCCAAGGCGCGTGTAGTATTATTCTGCGCCGGGTCtagcgaggaggagatcgcgAAGTATGTGTACAAGGACTTGGAAGATACTGCGATTCGGGCACATATGATTGGTGTCGTACGAACTCGGCAATGGAAGCGAGGCTTGGGTCTAGTATCAGAGGAGGACATCCAGAAGACGTTGAAACCTATCCCATCCCTGGTGGATGACCTGGTGTGCTTCTCTGTGCCTGTGAAGGGCAGGATTAACAATCGCGAGATCGCCAGGGCGGCCTTTGACTGCCACTTGGGAGACAACATCGAGTCTATCGCGCGGGGACTTTTCTCGGCTTTGCGAGCCATGGATGAAATGGAGGTGGATGTCATCTACGTGGAGGGTGTTTCGGATTCTCAGGGAGACCTCGCGGCTGCCGTGATGAACCGGCTCAGGAAGGCTGCTGGGACTGTGCTAAAACTATAA
- a CDS encoding putative DUF814 domain protein: MKQRFSSLDVKVICQELASELVNLRVSNIYDLSSRIFLFKLAKPDNRKQLVVDSGFRCHVTQYSRATATAPSPFVTRMRKFLKSRRLTSIEQIGTDRVIDFSFSDGMYHMFLEFFAGGNIIITDREYNILTLFRQVPAGVGEEEMRVGLKYTVTNKQNYHGVPEITFERIKETLEKAKEASAQEGTAPKKSKKKNVDVLRKALSQGFPEYPPLLLDHAFAVKEVDPATPLENVLGDDTLMEQVNGVLKEAQSVTIKLSAKEDHPGYIVAKEDKRPSAESTADAGDPSEKAGLFYEDFHPFRPRQFEGNPEVKILEFSTFNATVDEYFSSLETQKLEARLTEREEAAKRKLDAVRQEHEKRLGALKEAQEIHVRKAAAIEDNVYRVQEAMDAVNGLIAQGMDWVEIARLIEMEQGRGNPVARIIKLPLKLYENTITLVLGEASREQDAADDLFWDESEEESESEEQEAARKASEMLTIDIDLGLSPWANATQYYEQKKIAAVKEQKTAQSSTKALKSHEKKVTEDLKRSLKQEKQVLRPARKPFWFEKFLFFISSEGYLVLGGRDAMQSELLYRRHLKKGDIFVHADLEGARPMIVKNRPGTPDAPIPPSTLSQAGNLCVATSSAWESKAVMAAWWVNANQVTKTTTGGLLPTGEFEIKGEKNFLAPSQLVLGFAVMFQISKNSLKNHKIHIFEDATPTEPSAREGGTAKEIVDNEQSVAQELGPAETDKCAANRSIEQDSKSSSESEDEEVNPDSIPPRNPLQRGVSEPFTEQEGTSTEPKGVEEDDGSEDQGEAAQTTQKERAAHDRTTAAEEAESPAEKAATSQDTNGPSQFSKEGSLEPTADSKEANRTSKQTANGVPAAVKSASAKKAAPAPAKGKKGKGKRGADKYAHQDEEERELALRLVGAKSAKAEKAAAAAAAKAQREREAEAAKKRRKAQHERAAEAERRRQALFDEGAADDYNEETAAAEAADLSWIPALIGTPRPEDEILAAIPICAPWAALVRYKYRVKLQPGTVKKGKAVKEILGRWVAETTTGKVKKEQAEEAGISIADAEKLRAREGELFKAWRDTEIINTVPVPKVRIMTGGGATGSDAKGKGKGGSSGNKGGKGGKKK, translated from the exons ATGAAGCAACGATTCTCATCCCTAGACGTCAAG GTCATTTGCCAGGAACTCGCCTCGGAGCTGGTCAACCTTCGAGTTTCGAACATATACGACCTTTCCTCG AGAATATTCTTATTCAAGCTCGCCAAACCCGACAACCGCAAGCAACTCGTCGTTGACTCAGGTTTCCGCTGCCATGTCACCCAATACTCGCGCGCAACAGCAACCGCCCCCTCTCCTTTCGTGACCCGCATGCGCAAGTTCCTCAAATCGCGGAGACTCACATCTATCGAGCAGATTGGCACTGACCGCGTCATCGACTTCTCCTTCAGCGATGGCATGTACCACATGTTCCTCGAGTTCTTCGCCGGcggcaacatcatcatcactgatCGCGAGTACAACATTCTCACGCTCTTCCGTCAGGTTCCTGCTGGagtgggcgaggaggagatgagagTTGGACTCAAGTACACGGTCACAAACAAGCAGAATTACCATGGTGTGCCTGAGATCACGTTTGAACGGATTAAGGAGACGCTGGAGAAAGCGAAAGAGGCTTCCGCGCAGGAAGGAACAGCGCcaaagaagtcgaagaagaaaaacgTCGATGTCCTGCGGAAGGCTTTGTCGCAAGGATTCCCGGAGTATCCTCCTCTGTTACTCGATCATGCGTTCGCGGTCAAGGAGGTCGATCCGGCAACGCCGCTAGAGAATGTTCTGGGGGATGATACTCTCATGGAGCAGGTCAATGGTGTGTTAAAGGAGGCTCAGAGTGTGACGATCAAACTCTCGGCGAAGGAAGATCATCCAGGTTATATCGTCGCGAAAGAAGATAAACGTCCATCTGCGGAGTCTACTGCTGATGCTGGGGATCCGTCAGAGAAGGCAGGACTTTTCTACGAAGACTTCCATCCCTTTAGGCCTCGCCAGTTTGAAGGGAATCCGGAGGTTAAAATCCTCGAATTCAGCACTTTTAACGCGACGGTGGACGAGTACTTCTCCTCGCTGGAGACTCAGAAGCTGGAAGCGCGACTCACAGAACGCGAGGAGGCGGCGAAGAGAAAACTTGATGCTGTCAGGCAGGAGCATGAGAAGCGGCTCGGTGCCCTAAAAGAGGCACAGGAAATACATGTCCGTAAAGCGGCTGCGATCGAGGACAACGTCTACCGGGTGCAGGAGGCAATGGATGCTGTTAATGGGCTGATTGCTCAAGGCATGGATTGGGTAGAGATCGCCCGTCTGATCGAGATGGAGCAGGGCCGAGGCAATCCTGTTGCCCGGATCATCAAATTGCCATTAAAACTCTACGAGAACACCATCACTTTGGTCCTTGGGGAAGCCAGCAGGGAGCAGGATGCAGCCGATGATCTCTTCTGGGATGAATCTGAGGAGGAGTCTGAAAGcgaagagcaggaagcaGCTCGGAAAGCCTCTGAAATGCTGACTATCGACATTGATCTCGGGCTTTCCCCGTGGGCGAATGCTACTCAATACTACGAACAGAAGAAAATTGCCGCGGTGAAAGAACAGAAGACGGCACAGTCGTCGACCAAGGCGCTCAAGAGCCATGAGAAGAAAGTGACCGAGGATCTTAAACGGAGCCTCAAGCAAGAGAAACAGGTCCTTCGTCCAGCCAGGAAACCTTTCTGGTTCGAGAAGTTCCTGTTCTTTATCTCGTCCGAGGGCTACTTGGTTCTGGG TGGCCGTGACGCTATGCAGAGCGAGTTACTATACCGTCGCCATCTCAAGAAAGGCGATATTTTTGTGCATGCAGATTTGGAAGGCGCTCGACCGATGATCGTGAAAAACAGACCAGGGACACCGGATGCACCTATACCACCGAGCACACTTTCACAAGCAGGGAACCTCTGCGTTGCGACATCGAGTGCTTGGGAATCCAAAGCAGTCATGGCAGCATGGTGGGTCAATGCAAACCAGGTGACTAAAACCACCACAGGCGGTCTTCTACCGACGGGAGAATTCGAGATCAAGGGTGAAAAGAACTTTCTCGCCCCGTCGCAGTTAGTCCTTGGGTTTGCAGTCATGTTCCAAATCAGCAAGAACAGTTTGAAGAATCACAAAATTCACATATTCGAGGATGCGACTCCAACAGAGCCATCGGCGAGGGAAGGCGGAACTGCGAAGGAGATTGTAGACAATGAGCAATCTGTGGCGCAAGAATTGGGGCCAGCAGAGACAGATAAGTGTGCTGCGAACCGTTCAATTGAGCAAGACAGCAAGTCTAGCTCGGAgtcagaagatgaagaagtgAACCCGGACTCCATTCCGCCGAGGAACCCGTTACAGCGGGGTGTATCTGAACCCTTTACAGAGCAAGAGGGTACATCAACGGAGCCCAAGGgagttgaagaggatgacggaTCTGAAGACCAGGGCGAGGCGGCACAAACCACTCAGAAAGAGAGGGCAGCGCACGACCGAACAACTGCAGCAGAGGAAGCGGAGTCTCCGGCAGAGAAAGCGGCAACATCTCAAGACACAAATGGACCAAGCCAGTTCAGCAAAGAAGGATCACTCGAGCCCACCGCTGACTCGAAAGAAGCCAACCGGACTTCTAAACAAACAGCGAATGGTGTACCCGCAGCCGTGAAATCGGCAAGTGCGAAGaaagcagcgccagcgccagcaaagggaaagaagggcaaAGGCAAAAGAGGGGCGGATAAATATGCCCAccaggatgaagaggagcgTGAGCTTGCCCTTCGCCTGGTAGGCGCTAAGAGTGCGAAAGCTGAGAaggccgctgccgccgccgcggcgAAAGCGCAGCGCGAACGAGAAGCTGAGGCGGCAAAAAAGCGGCGGAAAGCGCAACATGAGCGcgctgcagaagcagagcggAGACGGCAAGCGCTTTTTGATGAGGGTGCAGCTGATGATTACAATGAAGAGACTGCGGCAGCAGAGGCGGCAGACCTTTCTTGGATTCCCGCTCTGATTGGTACGCCTCGCCCAGAAGATGAAATCCTTGCCGCCATTCCGATCTGTGCTCCATGGGCAGCGCTTGTTCGTTACAAGTACCGTGTCAAGTTACAGCCGGGCACGGTAAAGAAAGGCAAGGCCGTCAAAGAGATCCTTGGCCGGTGGGTGGCAGAAACCACCACCGGAAAGGTGAAAAAGGAGCAGGCTGAAGAAGCCGGTATCAGCATAGCTGACGCAGAGAAGCTAAGGGCACGCGAAGGAGAGCTCTTTAAGGCATGGAGGGATACGGAGATCATTAACACTGTGCCTGTTCCAAAAGTCCGCATTATGACTGGAGGAGGGGCTACTGGAAGTGACGCAAAGGGCAAAGGGAAAGGGGGTAGCAGTGGGAACAAGGGAGGCAAaggtggaaagaaaaaaTAG
- a CDS encoding coatomer subunit zeta has protein sequence MVGSLSLFSVNAVLLMSADDGSRIFAKYYSPPHPPAGAAPNATDYPGANPYPTLKDQKAFEQGLLEKTNKQTSDVILYDNRVVVFKMESDVMIYVVGGADENEVLLYNVVLSLRDALGILFKGATDKRTIVENYDLVALAIDEIIDDGIILETDPVMVASRVSRAPAPDAPNLKSIDLSEQGLLNAWELGKRRLAEGLRQM, from the exons ATGGTCggttctctctctctcttctccgtcaaTGCCGTCCTGCTCATGTCGGCTGATGATGGATCTCGCATCTTCGCCAAATACTACTCCCCGCCTCATCCCCCAGCTGGTGCTGCCCCCAATGCAACAGATTACCCAGGCGCCAATCCCTACCCAACGCTGAAGGATCAAAAGGCGTTCGAGCAGGGTCTTCTTGAGAAGACCAACAAGCAGACCAGTGATGTGATCCTGTATGACAACCGGGTGGTCGTCTTCAAGATGGAGAGCGACGTTATGATCTATGTGGTCGGAGGCGCCGATGAGAACGAGGTTTTGCTGTACAATGTTGTCCTATCGTTGCGAGATGCCCTGGGAATTTTGTTCAA GGGTGCCACCGATAAACGCACAATCGTCGAGAACTACGACCTGGTCGCGCTGGCTATTGACGAAattattgatgatggcatcATTCTCGAGACGGATCCTGTCATGGTAGCTTCGCGTGTCAGCCGTGCCCCAGCACCGGATGCACCTAACCTGAAGAGCATCGATCTGTCGGAGCAAGGTCTACTCAATGCTTGGGAACTGGGAAAGAGGCGTTTGGCGGAGGGATTACGGCAGATGTAA
- a CDS encoding 60S ribosomal protein eL30 yields the protein MAPKSKKSGDTISSRLALVMKSGKVTLGYKSTIKTLRSGKAKLVLIAANAPPLRKSELEYYAMLAKTPVHHFSGNNIELGTACGKLFRCSTMAILDAGDSDILSSQ from the exons ATGGCCcccaagagcaagaagtccGGTGATACCATCTCCAGCCGTCTGGCTCTGGTGATGAAGTCTGGAAAGG TCACCCTTGGCTACAAGTCCACCATCAAGACTCTGCGTTccggcaaggccaagctggTCCTCATTGCTGCCAacgctcctcctctccgcaAGAGTGAGCTCGAGTACTACGCCATGCTGGCCAAGACTCCCGTCCACCACTTCTCTGGCAACAAC ATTGAGCTCGGTACCGCTTGCGGTAAGCTCTTCCGCTGCAGCACCATGGCCATCCTGGATGCTGGTGACTCCGACATCCTCAGCAGCCAGTAG